From a single Arachis hypogaea cultivar Tifrunner chromosome 3, arahy.Tifrunner.gnm2.J5K5, whole genome shotgun sequence genomic region:
- the LOC112789951 gene encoding transcription factor ILR3: MASRESTNWLFDYALIDDIPVHDATFAAPSAGFNWPSNAINGSSNVGVEIDGSLGDSDGIKESGSKKRGRSESCAPSSSKACREKLRRDRLNDKFVELGSILEPGRPPKTDKAAILIDAVRMVTQLRGEAQKLKDSNMGLQEKIKELKSEKNELRDEKQRLKAEKEKLEQQLKSMSAQPSFMAPPTAIPAAFAPQGQVPGNKLVPIISYPGVAMWQFMPPAAVDTSQDHVLRPPVA; the protein is encoded by the exons ATGGCTTCCCGGGAAAGCACTAACTGGCTTTTCGATTACGCTTTGATTGACGATATTCCCGTCCACGATGCCACTTTCGCTGCTCCTTCCGCCGGTTTCAATTGGCCTTCCAACGCCATCAATGGTTCTTCAAATGTCGG TGTTGAAATTGATGGCTCGTTGGGCGATTCTGATGGAATCAAAGAATCTGGTTCAAAGAAAAG GGGCAGATCTGAGTCGTGTGCTCCTTCTAGCTCCAAGGCATGTAGGGAGAAATTGCGGAGGGATAGGCTTAATGACAA GTTTGTTGAATTAGGCTCCATTTTGGAGCCTGGAAGGCCTCCTAAAACTGACAAGGCTGCTATTCTGATTGATGCCGTCAGAATGGTGACACAATTACGGGGCGAAGCCCAAAAGTTGAAAGATTCAAATATGGGTCTACAAGAAAAGATTAAAGAGCTGAAG TCTGAGAAGAATGAACTTCGTGACGAGAAACAGAGACTCAAGGCAGAGAAAGAAAAGTTGGAGCAGCAGCTGAAATCTATGAGTGCTCAACCTAGTTTCATGGCGCCTCCTACTGCGATCCCTGCTGCATTTGCTCCTCAAGGTCAAGTCCCCGGCAACAAGCTGGTTCCTATCATCAGCTATCCAGGAGTGGCAATGTGGCAATTCATGCCCCCTGCTGCAGTTGATACCTCGCAGGATCATGTACTCCGCCCACCAGTTGCCTAA